One region of Scomber scombrus chromosome 10, fScoSco1.1, whole genome shotgun sequence genomic DNA includes:
- the bcas2 gene encoding pre-mRNA-splicing factor SPF27 encodes MAGTASVAGEVFVDALPYFDQGYDAAGVREAAAALVEEETRRYRPTKNYLSYLITPDFSTFETEIMRNEFERLAARQPMDLLSMKRYELPAPSAGQKNDITAWQECVNNSMAQLEHQAVRIENLELMSQYGTNAWKVYNDNLAFMIEMAQKELQKFRKQIQDLNWQRKNDQLAGGAKLRELESNWVSLVSKNYEIERAIVQLENEVAQLRQQQGDENKENIRQDF; translated from the exons atGGCCGGAACGGCTTCGGTAGCCGGTGAGGTGTTTGTCGATGCTTTGCCATATTTTGACCAAGGTTACGATGCAGCAGGTGTCAGAGAAGCG GCTGCGGCGTTGGTGGAGGAAGAGACCAGAAGATACAGACCGACCAAGAACTACCTGAGCTACCTAATCACGCCTGACTTCTCTACTTTTGAG ACAGAAATCATGAGGAATGAATTTGAGCGGCTGGCGGCCCGGCAGCCCATGGATTTGCTGAGCATGAAGAG ATATGAGCTGCCGGCGCCCTCTGCAGGACAGAAGAATGACATCACAGCATGGCAGGAGTGTGTGAACAACTCAATGGCCCAGCTGGAGCACCAAGCGGTCCGTATCGAGAACCTGGAGCTCATGTCGCAGTACGGAACCAACGCGTGGAAAGTCTACAATGA TAACTTGGCCTTCATGATTGAGATGGCTCAAAAGGAGCTTCAGAAATTCAG GAAACAAATTCAGGATTTAAACTGGCAGCGTAAGAACGATCAGTTAGCAGGAGGAGCCAAACTGCGAGAGCTGGAGTCAAA CTGGGTGTCTCTGGTCAGTAAGAACTACGAGATCGAGCGGGCCATCGTTCAGCTGGAGAACGAAGTGGCTCAGCTCAGACAACAGCAGGGGGACGAGAACAAGGAGAACATCAGACAGGACTTTTAG